One Miscanthus floridulus cultivar M001 chromosome 11, ASM1932011v1, whole genome shotgun sequence DNA window includes the following coding sequences:
- the LOC136494356 gene encoding cytochrome P450 724B1-like has translation MMAGELVLAAVATLLASLLALVLSHFLPLLLNPKAPKGSFGWPLLGETLRFLTPHASNTLGGFLEDHCSRYGQVFKSHLFCTPTVVSCDQDLNHFILQNEERLFQCSYPRPIHGILGKSSMLVVLGEDHKRLRNLALALVTSTKLKPSYLGDIEKIALHVVGAWRRHDDGGGVRVVAFCEEARKFAFSVIVKQVLGLSPEEPVTARILEDFLAFMKGLISFPLYIPGTPYAKAVQARERISNTVKGIIVERRSAGSCNKGDYLDVLLSSNELSDEEKVSFVLDSLLGGYETTSLLISMVVYFLGQSAQDLDLVKREHDSIRSNKGKEECLTSEDYKKMEYTQQVINEALRCGNIVKFVHRKALKDVKYKEYLIPSGWKVLPVFSAVHLNPSLHGNAQQFQPCRWEGTSQGTSKRFTPFGGGPRLCPGSELAKVEAAFFLHHLALNYRWRIDGDDIPMAYPYVEFQRGLPIEIEPTSPESDCPEASAAACSSVSSTPERKGKVHGAYT, from the exons ATGATGGCGGGGGAGCTCGTGCTGGCCGCTGTGGCGACCCTGCTCGCGTCGCTCCTGGCTCTGGTGCTCAGCCACTTCCTGCCCTTGCTTCTGAATCCCAAGGCCCCCAAGGGAAGCTTCGGGTGGCCGCTCCTCGGTGAGACGCTGCGGTTCCTCACGCCGCACGCTTCCAACACGCTGGGCGGCTTCCTGGAGGATCACTGCTCCAG GTATGGGCAGGTGTTCAAGTCCCACCTGTTCTGCACCCCCACGGTGGTGTCCTGCGACCAGGACCTCAACCACTTCATCCTGCAGAACGAGGAGCGGCTGTTCCAGTGCAGCTACCCCAGGCCGATCCATGGCATCCTGGGCAAGTCCTCCATGCTCGTGGTCCTGGGCGAGGACCACAAGCGCCTCAGgaacctcgccctcgccctcgtcaCCTCCACCAAGCTCAAGCCCAGCTACCTCGGCGACATCGAGAAGATCGCGCTGCACGTCGTCGGCGCATGGCGACgacacgacgacggcggcggcgtcagGGTCGTCGCCTTCTGCGAGGAGGCAAGAAAG TTCGCATTCAGTGTGATAGTGAAGCAGGTGCTGGGGCTGTCACCAGAGGAGCCGGTCACTGCGAGGATACTGGAGGACTTCCTGGCCTTCATGAAGGGCCTCATCTCCTTCCCTCTCTACATCCCAGGGACCCCATATGCCAAGGCTGTCCAG GCGAGAGAGAGGATATCCAACACTGTCAAGGGCATCATCGTGGAGCGGAGGAGTGCTGGGTCATGCAACAAGGGCGACTACCTTGACGTGCTGCTGTCGAGCAACGAGCTCTCTGACGAGGAGAAAGTGAGCTTCGTGCTGGACTCCCTGCTGGGAGGATATGAGACCACCTCGCTCCTCATCTCCATGGTCGTTTACTTCCTTGGGCAGTCTGCTCAAGATCTGGACCTTGTTAAG AGGGAGCACGACAGCATAAGATCCAACAAAGGGAAGGAGGAGTGCTTGACTTCAGAAGACTACAAgaagatggaatatacccaacaA GTTATCAACGAGGCGCTGAGATGCGGCAACATTGTCAAGTTTGTGCACCGGAAGGCGCTCAAAGATGTCAAATACAAAG AGTATCTGATTCCATCTGGCTGGAAGGTCCTACCAGTCTTCAGCGCTGTTCATCTGAACCCCTCACTTCATGGAAACGCACAACAGTTTCAGCCCTGTAGGTGGGAG GGCACAAGCCAAGGGACAAGCAAGAGGTTTACACCGTTCGGTGGTGGCCCCCGGCTCTGCCCAGGATCAGAGCTTGCTAAAGTAGAGGCTGctttcttcctccatcaccttgCCCTCAATTATAG ATGGAGAATTGACGGCGATGACATTCCAATGGCATACCCGTATGTGGAGTTTCAGAGAGGTTTGCCAATAGAAATCGAGCCAACTTCCCCTGAATCTGACTGTCCTGAAGCTTCAGCCGCAGCGTGTTCATCAGTTAGTAGTACACCAGAGAGAAAGGGGAAGGTGCATGGAGCATATACATGA
- the LOC136493122 gene encoding ATP-dependent 6-phosphofructokinase 2-like — MDPTAAASSGGTPADADATGPTNTTVTLPPLTLRDVPRLPSALASPTPAAAVPNPISRHPYFHPPATFYISPGDVTLRHAFFDIASAAPSPLVAYRRAGPRGALAVDPAAARAALVTCGGLCPGLNTVLRELVVGLHELYGVRHVFGVAAGYRGFYGADEDHVRLDPAAVDDWHKKGGTVLKTTRGGFDLGKIVDGIVARGYTQIYAIGGDGTMRGAVAIFQEFKRRGLNISITGIPKTVDNDIGIIDRSFGFQTAVEIAQQAIDAAHVEALSAVNGVGLVKLMGRSTGHIALHATLSSRDVDCCLIPEVDFHLEGKGGLFEFLYERIKKKGHAVIVVAEGAGQELIPRTDDQKREQDESGNIVFLDVGPWLKSELGRWWKREHPNELFTVKYIDPTYMIRAVPANATDNLYCTLLAHSAIHGVMAGFTGFVPGPVNGTYSYIPLEDVAVAKNPVDVNDHKWAWVRSVTNQPDFLKPKHNI; from the exons ATGgaccccaccgccgccgccagctcCGGCGGCAcccccgccgacgccgacgccaccGGCCCGACCAACACCACCGTGACGCTCCCGCCGCTCACCCTCCGCGACGTGCCACGCCTCCCCTCCGCGCTCGCCTCCCCGaccccggcggcggcggtcccGAACCCCATCTCGCGGCACCCCTACTTCCACCCGCCCGCCACCTTCTACATCTCCCCAGGGGACGTCACCCTCCGCCACGCCTTCTTCGACATCGCCTCCGCCGCGCCGTCCCCGCTCGTCGCCTACCGCCGCGCGGGGCCTCGCGGGGCACTCGCCGTCGACCCAGCCGCGGCGCGCGCCGCGCTCGTCACCTGCGGGGGCCTCTGCCCGGGCCTCAACACCGTGCTCAGGGAGCTCGTCGTCGGGCTCCACGAGCTCTACGGCGTCCGCCACGTCTTCGGCGTCGCCGCGGGATACCGAGGGTTCTACGGCGCCGACGAGGATCACGTCAGGCTGGAccccgccgccgtcgacgactGGCACAAGAAGGGCGGCACCGTGCTCAAGACCACGCGGGGTGGCTTCGATCTCGGCAAGATCGTCGACGGCATCGTCGCGCGCGGGTACACGCAG ATATATGCGATTGGAGGGGATGGAACCATGAGAGGGGCTGTGGCTATCTTTCAAGAGTTTAAACGCCGTGGTCTGAACATATCTATTACTGGGATCCCAAAAACTGTGGACAATGACATTGGCATCATAGACAGGTCATTTGGTTTCCAAACTGCGGTGGAGATTGCTCAGCAGGCAATTGACGCTGCTCATGTGGAGGCTCTTAGCGCTGTCAATGGTGTAGGCCTTGTCAAACTTATGGGAAGGAGTACAGGTCATATCGCTCTTCATGCCACTCTGAGCAGTCGGGACGTTGACTGCTGCTTGATCCCAGAGGTTGATTTCCACCTGGAAGGTAAGGGTGGCCTGTTTGAGTTTCTGTATGAACGGATTAAGAAGAAGGGGCATGCTGTCATCGTGGTTGCTGAAGGAGCTGGTCAGGAACTGATTCCCCGGACTGATGATCAGAAGCGAGAGCAGGATGAGTCTGGCAACATTGTGTTTCTTGATGTGGGACCCTGGCTGAAATCCGAGCTGGGCAGATGGTGGAAGAGAGAACATCCCAACGAACTGTTCACTGTGAAGTACATTGACCCTACATACATGATTCGAGCTGTTCCTGCAAACGCCACCGACAATTTGTATTGCACTTTGCTGGCGCATTCCGCCATCCATGGGGTCATGGCTGGGTTTACTGGCTTTGTACCTGGTCCAGTAAATGGGACCTACAGTTACATACCACTGGAAGATGTCGCTGTGGCAAAGAACCCTGTCGATGTGAATGATCACAAATGGGCATGGGTTAGATCAGTTACCAATCAGCCAGATTTCCTGAAACCCAAGCATAATATCTGA